The Comamonas endophytica sequence GTGCTCAGCGAGGGCTACTACGACGCCTTCTACCTGCAGGCGCAGAAGATCCGCCGCATGATCGCCGACGACTTCCAGGCCGCGTTCCAGCAGTGCGACGTCATTGCCGGCCCGGTGGCCCCCACGGTGGCCTGGGCGCTGGGCGCCAAGCACGATCCGCTGACCGACTACCTGGCCGACATCTACACCCTGCCGGCGTCGCTGGCCGGCCTGCCCGGCATGAGCCTGCCCGTGGGCTTCGGCGAAGGCGGCATGCCCGTGGGCCTGCAGCTGATCGGCAACTACTTCCGCGAAGGCCAGCTGCTGGGCGCCGCCCACCGCTTCCAGCAAGCGACCGACTTCCACCTGCGCCAACCGGCCGGCATGGCTCTGTAATCAGCCGGGAGAACCTCTTACCCATGACCGCCAAACTCATCCACGGCTACGAAGTCGTCATCGGCTTCGAAACCCACACCCAGCTCGCGACCCAGTCGAAGATCTTCAGCCGCGCGGCCACCGCCTTCGGCGCCGAGCCCAACACCCAGGCCAGCGCCGTCGACATGGCGCTGCCCGGCACGCTGCCGGTGATGAACCGCAAGGCCGTCGAATGCGCCATCAAGCTCGGCCTGGCGCTGGGCTCGCACATCGCGCCGCGCAGCATCTTCGCGCGCAAGAACTACTTCTATCCCGACCTGCCCAAGGGCTACCAGATCAGCCAGTTCGAGATTCCCGTCGTGCAGGGCGGCGAGGTGTCGTTCTTCCTGGGCGAGGAAAAGAAGACCGTGCGCCTGGTGCGCGCCCACCTCGAGGAGGACGCGGGCAAGTCGCTGCACGAGGACTTCATCGGCCAGTCGGGCATCGACCTGAACCGCGCCGGCACGCCGCTGCTGGAGATCGTCACCGAACCCGACATCCGCTCCTCCGAGGAGGCCGTGGCCTATGCGCGCGAGCTGCACAAGATCGTGACCTGGATCGGCATCTGCGACGGCAACATGCAGGAGGGGAGCTTTCGCTGCGACGCCAACGTCTCGGTGCGCAAGCCCGGCGGCCCGCTGGGCACGCGCCGCGAGATCAAGAACCTCAACAGCTTCAAGAACATGCAGCAGGCGATCGACTACGAGATCCGCTGGCAGATCGAGGAGCTCGAGGACGGCCGCCAGATCCGGCAGGCCACGGTGCTGTTCAACCCCGACACCGGCGAGACGCGCGCCATGCGCACCAAGGAAGACGCGGCCGACTACCGCTACTTCCCCGACCCGGACCTGCCGCCGCTGGTGGTCGCCGAGAGCTGGGTCGATGAAGTGCGCGCCGCAATGCCCGAGCTGCCACGCCAGCGCGCCGCGCGCTTCGTCGCCGACTACGGCCTGCCCGAGTACGACGCGACCACGCTGACCCAGAGCCAGGACATGGCCAGCTACTTCGAGGCCACGGCCCAGGCCTGCGGCCAGCCCAAGCTGGCCTCGAACTGGATCATGGGCGAGATCTCGCGGCGCCTGAACACCGAGGAAATCGGCATTGCCGAAGCCAAGGTGGACAGCGCCCAGCTGGCCCGGCTCATCGGCCGCATCTCCGACGGCACCATCAGCAACAACGCCGCGCGCCAGGTGTTCGAGGCGCTGTGGAGCGGCGAAGCCAGCGAAGTCGACGCGGTCATCGAGGCCAAGGGCCTCAAGCAGATGAACGACAGCGGCGCGCTCGAAGCCATCATTGCCGAGGTCATTGCCGCCAACCCCGGCAACGTCGAGCAGTACCGCGCCGGCAAGGACAAGGCCTTCAACGCGCTGGTCGGCCAGGTGATGAAGGCGTCCAAGGGCAAGGCCAATCCCGGCCAGGTCAACGAACTGCTCAAGGCAAAGCTCGTCTGAGCCCCTGCGCCTGCTGCTGCGGGCGCTGTTTTCCGGTCCAGGCCTGCGGGCCTGGACGCCCTCACATGCCATCTCTTTCAAGGTTCCTGGGCAGCTGGGGCCCGCTGGCCCAGCGCCCCTCGGGCAGCGACCTGCTGCACAGTTCGCTGGGCGCGGCCCTGGGCCTGGCGCTGGCCGGGCTGCTGGTCTGGGCCACCGAGGCCGGGGCCCACTTCTTCCTGTTTGCGCCGCTGGGCGCCAGCGCGGTGCTGGTCTTTGCCGTGCCCAACAGCCCGCTGGCCCAGCCCTGGCCTGCGGTCATGGGCAACACGCTGTCGGCGCTTTGGACGCTGGCGCTGCTCAACGCCCTGCCCGCCCTGCCCAGCCCCTGGCCCGAGGCGCTGGCCGTGGGCGGCGCCATTGCCGTGATGAT is a genomic window containing:
- the gatB gene encoding Asp-tRNA(Asn)/Glu-tRNA(Gln) amidotransferase subunit GatB, with amino-acid sequence MTAKLIHGYEVVIGFETHTQLATQSKIFSRAATAFGAEPNTQASAVDMALPGTLPVMNRKAVECAIKLGLALGSHIAPRSIFARKNYFYPDLPKGYQISQFEIPVVQGGEVSFFLGEEKKTVRLVRAHLEEDAGKSLHEDFIGQSGIDLNRAGTPLLEIVTEPDIRSSEEAVAYARELHKIVTWIGICDGNMQEGSFRCDANVSVRKPGGPLGTRREIKNLNSFKNMQQAIDYEIRWQIEELEDGRQIRQATVLFNPDTGETRAMRTKEDAADYRYFPDPDLPPLVVAESWVDEVRAAMPELPRQRAARFVADYGLPEYDATTLTQSQDMASYFEATAQACGQPKLASNWIMGEISRRLNTEEIGIAEAKVDSAQLARLIGRISDGTISNNAARQVFEALWSGEASEVDAVIEAKGLKQMNDSGALEAIIAEVIAANPGNVEQYRAGKDKAFNALVGQVMKASKGKANPGQVNELLKAKLV